In the Psychromicrobium lacuslunae genome, AACCAGTGCGAAGGCGTAGATATTCAGGCCGATCACGGAAAGAATAAGTGCTGAAATGCCCAATGAGTTCTCGCTGCCAATAGTGGAGGTGTGCTGACGCTCCGAAGAGACCCTCCACTATATCGACCGCGCCTGGGAGTTCTCCGATTGGAGGCTCGGGCAGAGAATTCTCAGCTCGGCAACTGGCTAACCAAGCCCACGGTGTTGCCCTCGGGATCTTCGATGAAACCCTGCCACTCATCGGTGCCCGCGGGGCCGAGCGTGTCGTCGTCGTGATGGAAGATTACCGCGGCTTCGGAGACTACCCGGAACCGATCGCGGAATTGTTCGATGCTGATTCGGACATCTGGCACCGCTAAGTAAAGCAGCGCGGAGGGGGCTTTATCGTCGAGGAGCAGGCGGACGCCGTCGAGGTCGAAGAAGACCAAGCCAGGGGGCACGAAACGGGCGGTGGGTTCGACGCCCAGCAACTCCCGGTAGAACGCCGTCGCCCGGTCAAGATCCTTGGCGTGCTGCGCAACTTGAACTAGTTTCATCGCTTTTCCTCCACTTGTTCCTGCCTTGGGCTGAAGTCTAACCGTCGGCCGGACGCCATCCCAGCTTCGGTGCCAGTGCACCGGCGATATCGCTCAGGATCTGCTCGTAGTCAGCCTGCCCGAAGCTGAACGGCAGCGCGAAGGCGACTTCTTCGACCTCGCCGAAGGCCCGGTTCTCAGCGAGTTTTTCGACGATTTCCTCCGAGCTGCCAACCAGATCCGGTGCAAATAGCATCCTTCGTGGGCCTTGCGGGCTGAGGGTCCGCTCGAATCGGGAGGCGGCGTACTCGCGGTAACGCTTAGCTTGTTCGACGCTCGCGCTGTCGGTCGGAATCACCACCAAGCCCTGAGAGACCCGGGCTTGATGACCGGCCGAGTGCAGGGATCGGAAGCGTTCTACCTGGCTGAGCTGGGCCTCGTCGAAACTCGCTGACTCATCGGCGCTGGTGACGCTGCTAATCAGCAGATTGAGATTGTGTTGCCCGGCCCACTCCGCGGAGCGCAGGCTGCCTGCGCCGTACCAAACTCGTGCCGCCAGCCCGGGTGAATGCGGCTGAACCCGATCCGAGAAGGCTTCGACAGCGGTCTCCTGACCGGCAAAGCGGCTCACTGCCTCGCCCCGCAGATTATGTAGTAGGCGCTCGACCCGCTGGTAACTGAAATCTTCCTGCGCCCAGCTATCCGGGTACAGATGCTCCTTGTAATCCTCATAGTGCAGGGGCACGCCAACGCTCACCCCGGGGTTCAACCGGCCGCCGGAAAGCAGATCGACGGTAGCCAGATCTTCGGCCAGTCGGAGCGGATTTTCGGTGCCCAACGGGATCACCGCGGTGCCGAAATCAATTCGTTTGGTGCGCTGGCTGGCGGCCGCCAGCACGGTCAGCGGAGAAGAAATCCCGAATTGCAGGTGCCGTTGCCGTAGCCAGACACTGTCAAAGCCCAGTTCTTCGCCGAGTTCGATGATCCGCAGTGTGGCTTCATGACCGGTCCGCGGATCGTGTTCGTCGAAAAGACCGATGGTGAGGAAGCCGAGCTTGCGCAGCGGCCGACCCAGCGATGACATAGCGGCTCCTTGTGGTGGTGAGATCTTTAGCCATTCTGGCACTAGCCGGAACTGACTAAGCCATCTCGTGGTCATCTCACGACATCAAAG is a window encoding:
- a CDS encoding LLM class flavin-dependent oxidoreductase, producing MSSLGRPLRKLGFLTIGLFDEHDPRTGHEATLRIIELGEELGFDSVWLRQRHLQFGISSPLTVLAAASQRTKRIDFGTAVIPLGTENPLRLAEDLATVDLLSGGRLNPGVSVGVPLHYEDYKEHLYPDSWAQEDFSYQRVERLLHNLRGEAVSRFAGQETAVEAFSDRVQPHSPGLAARVWYGAGSLRSAEWAGQHNLNLLISSVTSADESASFDEAQLSQVERFRSLHSAGHQARVSQGLVVIPTDSASVEQAKRYREYAASRFERTLSPQGPRRMLFAPDLVGSSEEIVEKLAENRAFGEVEEVAFALPFSFGQADYEQILSDIAGALAPKLGWRPADG
- a CDS encoding VOC family protein, producing MKLVQVAQHAKDLDRATAFYRELLGVEPTARFVPPGLVFFDLDGVRLLLDDKAPSALLYLAVPDVRISIEQFRDRFRVVSEAAVIFHHDDDTLGPAGTDEWQGFIEDPEGNTVGLVSQLPS